One region of Lathamus discolor isolate bLatDis1 chromosome 2, bLatDis1.hap1, whole genome shotgun sequence genomic DNA includes:
- the CDV3 gene encoding protein CDV3 homolog isoform X1 → MAETEERSLDDFFAKRDKKKRKEKSSRGASAASNAASNAASSASGAAGGTRPADGSSSGAAASNAGSAKTATKEEDDWKEFEQKEEIDYSGLRVQSMQISEKEDEKDDDESEKREDHGDHWEETGGGGVDRSSGPWNKSAPAPAPVVEPVVTEAPEPVQTGGVYRPPGAREGGRSRRAQQGPPEIYSDVQFPSLQSIAKLIYGRKDKEMEKSFEVVKHKTRGRDEVSKNQALKLQLDNQYAVLGDQ, encoded by the exons ATGGCGGAGACGGAGGAGAGGAGCCTCGACGACTTCTTCGCCAAGCGGGACAAGAAGAAGCGGAAGGAGAAGAGCAGCCGAGGGGCCTCCGCCGCCTCCAACGCCGCCTCCAACGCCGCCTCTAGCGCTTCGGGGGCGGCCGGAGGAACCCGCCCGGCTGACGGCAGCAGCTCCGGGGCCGCTGCCTCCAACGCCGGCTCCGCCAAGACGGCGACCAAG GAAGAGGATGATTGGAAGGAGTTtgagcaaaaggaagaaattgaTTATAGTGGTCTTAGAGTTCAGTCCATGCAAATAAG tgaaaaagaagatgaaaaagatgatgatgaaagtgaaaaaagagaagacCACGGTGACCACTGGGAGGAGACTGGTGGTGGGGGTGTAGACAGGTCATCTGGTCCTTGGAACAAGTCAGCTCCTGCGCCGGCACCTGTCGTCGAACCAGTTG TTACAGAAGCCCCCGAACCAGTTCAGACTGGTGGTGTGTACAGGCCTCCTGGTGCCCGGGAGGGTGGCAGGTCACGGAGAGCACAGCAAGGACCACCAGAAATTTATAGTGATGTGCAGTTCCCATCACTGCAGTCCATCGCCAAGCTCATATACGGTCGAAA ggataaagaaatggagaagagCTTTGAAGTAGTAAAACACAAAACTAGAGGTAGGGATGAGGTCTCAAAAAACCAGGCACTTAAACTTCAGCTAGACAACCAGTATGCTGTGCTTGGGGATCAGTAG
- the CDV3 gene encoding protein CDV3 homolog isoform X2, protein MAETEERSLDDFFAKRDKKKRKEKSSRGASAASNAASNAASSASGAAGGTRPADGSSSGAAASNAGSAKTATKEEDDWKEFEQKEEIDYSGLRVQSMQISEKEDEKDDDESEKREDHGDHWEETGGGGVDRSSGPWNKSAPAPAPVVEPVVTEAPEPVQTGGVYRPPGAREGGRSRRAQQGPPEIYSDVQFPSLQSIAKLIYGRNLTPYSLS, encoded by the exons ATGGCGGAGACGGAGGAGAGGAGCCTCGACGACTTCTTCGCCAAGCGGGACAAGAAGAAGCGGAAGGAGAAGAGCAGCCGAGGGGCCTCCGCCGCCTCCAACGCCGCCTCCAACGCCGCCTCTAGCGCTTCGGGGGCGGCCGGAGGAACCCGCCCGGCTGACGGCAGCAGCTCCGGGGCCGCTGCCTCCAACGCCGGCTCCGCCAAGACGGCGACCAAG GAAGAGGATGATTGGAAGGAGTTtgagcaaaaggaagaaattgaTTATAGTGGTCTTAGAGTTCAGTCCATGCAAATAAG tgaaaaagaagatgaaaaagatgatgatgaaagtgaaaaaagagaagacCACGGTGACCACTGGGAGGAGACTGGTGGTGGGGGTGTAGACAGGTCATCTGGTCCTTGGAACAAGTCAGCTCCTGCGCCGGCACCTGTCGTCGAACCAGTTG TTACAGAAGCCCCCGAACCAGTTCAGACTGGTGGTGTGTACAGGCCTCCTGGTGCCCGGGAGGGTGGCAGGTCACGGAGAGCACAGCAAGGACCACCAGAAATTTATAGTGATGTGCAGTTCCCATCACTGCAGTCCATCGCCAAGCTCATATACGGTCGAAA CCTAACACCTTACTCGCTTTCTTGA
- the CDV3 gene encoding protein CDV3 homolog isoform X3, translating to MAETEERSLDDFFAKRDKKKRKEKSSRGASAASNAASNAASSASGAAGGTRPADGSSSGAAASNAGSAKTATKEEDDWKEFEQKEEIDYSGLRVQSMQISEKEDEKDDDESEKREDHGDHWEETGGGGVDRSSGPWNKSAPAPAPVVEPVVTEAPEPVQTGGVYRPPGAREGGRSRRAQQGPPEIYSDVQFPSLQSIAKLIYGRKY from the exons ATGGCGGAGACGGAGGAGAGGAGCCTCGACGACTTCTTCGCCAAGCGGGACAAGAAGAAGCGGAAGGAGAAGAGCAGCCGAGGGGCCTCCGCCGCCTCCAACGCCGCCTCCAACGCCGCCTCTAGCGCTTCGGGGGCGGCCGGAGGAACCCGCCCGGCTGACGGCAGCAGCTCCGGGGCCGCTGCCTCCAACGCCGGCTCCGCCAAGACGGCGACCAAG GAAGAGGATGATTGGAAGGAGTTtgagcaaaaggaagaaattgaTTATAGTGGTCTTAGAGTTCAGTCCATGCAAATAAG tgaaaaagaagatgaaaaagatgatgatgaaagtgaaaaaagagaagacCACGGTGACCACTGGGAGGAGACTGGTGGTGGGGGTGTAGACAGGTCATCTGGTCCTTGGAACAAGTCAGCTCCTGCGCCGGCACCTGTCGTCGAACCAGTTG TTACAGAAGCCCCCGAACCAGTTCAGACTGGTGGTGTGTACAGGCCTCCTGGTGCCCGGGAGGGTGGCAGGTCACGGAGAGCACAGCAAGGACCACCAGAAATTTATAGTGATGTGCAGTTCCCATCACTGCAGTCCATCGCCAAGCTCATATACGGTCGAAA ATACTGA